The Calliphora vicina chromosome 3, idCalVici1.1, whole genome shotgun sequence genome contains a region encoding:
- the LOC135955620 gene encoding uncharacterized protein LOC135955620: MAGDKDDTDCQTLPSNAYGGTGSLRTKSLQREQIISNININELFQLSVYQLEVKLSLLERQLQSFERVQLDLETFDESEITQNHRVIFEEEYYEIKSVILERLAFHNGIVSETLFSSTRVATQSSNSHRRLLPTLQLCKFSGNYKDWMEFYNVVCLLVHDNQELSAVSKFQYLKSCLTDSASRLIHSLEVTAPYYQVAFDLLKTSYNNKRQLFQSHLLEIFNIEKGGIPA; the protein is encoded by the coding sequence ATGGCGGGAGATAAAGATGATACTGATTGTCAAACATTACCATCGAATGCCTATGGTGGCACTGGTAGCCTTCGCACTAAATCATTGCAACGCgaacaaattatttctaatatcAATATTAATGAATTGTTTCAGCTTTCTGTATATCAGCTAGAAGTGAAGTTATCTTTATTGGAACGCCAATTACAGTCGTTTGAAAGGGTTCAGCTGGATTTGGAAACCTTCGATGAATCAGAAATAACTCAAAATCACCGGGTTATCTTTGAAGAGGAGTATTATGAAATAAAGTCTGTAATTTTGGAACGTCTAGCCTTCCATAATGGAATTGTCTCTGAAACTCTTTTTTCTAGCACACGCGTAGCAACTCAATCATCCAATTCTCATCGACGTCTTTTGCCGACGCTACAATTGTGTAAATTTAGTGGTAACTATAAGGACTGGATGGAATTTTACAACGTAGTTTGTCTATTGGTTCACGACAATCAAGAGTTGTCCGCAGTTTCCAAATTCCAATATTTAAAGTCTTGTTTAACTGACAGTGCATCACGCCTTATCCATTCACTAGAAGTTACCGCTCCATATTACCAAGTCGCATTTGATTTGCTGAAGACAAGCTACAACAACAAAAGACAATTGTTTCAGTCTCATTTGCTTGAAATATTTAACATTGAAAAG